TCGATATCTTTCTTTTCGAAATCCTCCTCCTTCTCTTCTTCTTTTAGAATTTGAGAAAGATTCATCTGTTCGAATCCGATATAGCTGAAGAGGGCGCGATAGGATTCCCATTCTTCAGGAATATCATTGGCATGCTCTTCGAAATATTTTCTGAGCGTTGCCTCTTCCTCATTGGAAGTGGCACCATTCATATACTTGTCGAGCAAGTTCTGTATCGTCTTGAATTCATTTGTATTCTTGAATTCATCGATTCTTTTTATTTTATCGTTCATCTTCTTTCCTCCTTCTTTATTTTGTTCTGTTCTGTTTCACGATATTCATATAGGTCTCTCTGATTTTGAGTCGGGCTCGGGAGAGGTTCTTTCGGAGATTATCGGCAGTACATCCCGTTATCTGCATGATTTCATCGGCAGTATAGCCTTCTATCTCCTTCATGCGGAATATCTGCTGCTGCAAGGGCGGGAGCTGTGCCACTATCTGCTTGATGAGGTTTACCTCGTCCCGTTGCTCTGCCCGCCGGTCTTCTATGGGCACTTCCATCACCTTGTCGGTGGTGAAGTTCCGCTCCTCATGTCGGCACTGGTCATAAAACTTGTTGCGCATGATGGTAATGGCTAGCGCCTTGAGGTTATCTTCTGCCTGGATATTCTGGCGCATGTCCCACAGCCTGAGCATGACTTCCTGCACGAGGTCTTCGGCATTGTCGTCACTCTCAGTCAACCTTAGCGCATACGCTTTCAAGTCGCTGCGCATCGGTAGGATGATATGGTTGAATTCTTCTGTTCTCATAACCTTAACACTCTATAGACGTATGAAATTGAAAAATCGGACATCTAAAAAAAGATTTTTTTCAAAAAATGCTTTCTTTTTTCAAAGAAAATTATTATTTTTGCAGCTATAAACATAAAATTTAGTAATCGAAGAAATAAAAATTAGCAATCGAAAACATTAAAAAACTGAATGGCTTATGGCATCAATAGTTTCTATTATTCCCATCGTATTGCTGTTCATCTTGATGCTCGGTTTCAAGATGGCAGGTCATAAAAGCGCCTTGCTGACGCTCGTAATTACCGTGTTGCTCGCTCTCTTCGCTGCTTCGCCGCTGGGCATGATTGCCCCGGAACATGCGGAGGATAGCGTGATCGCCCTGACGGGATGGGCGGTGGTGGAAGGCATCCTGAAGGCGGTATTCCCGATTCTCATCATCATCCTGATGGCTATCTACAGCTATAATATCCTCGTGGAAAGCAAGCAGATTGAGGTAATCAAGAGGCAGTTTACATCGATTACCGATGATAAGGGACTGCTCGTGCTGCTCCTTGTATGGGGATTCGGCGGACTGCTCGAAGGTATGGCGGGCTTCGGAACGGCGGTGGCGATACCTGCTGCCATCCTCATCGGACTCGGCTTCAAACCGATGTTCTCGGCTCTGGTATCCTTGATCGGTAATACCGTGGCTACGGGATTTGGTGCCGTGGGCGTGCCGGTTACTACGCTCTGCAATGAGGTGGCGGAAAGCGGATCGGCTTCGGCGGCACAGATTTGCGAGACTTCGGCCTTCGCCATCATCCAGCTGGCACCTCTCTTTATCATCCTGCCTTTTATCATCCTGACGCTTACCGATAAGCACAATCTTATCAAGAATCTCACCATCGCCCTTTGGGTGGGAGCGATTTCCGTGGTAGTGCAGTTTGTCTGCGGCTATTATCTCGGTTCGGAGACACCAGCCATCATCGGTTCGCTGGCAGCCATTATTGCCATCATCGCATACGCCAAGGTGTTTGCCAGAAAGAGCAAGGTGCAGGATAAGGAAACCTTTACGCTTGCCGAGAGCCTGAAGGCATGGAGCGTTTACCTCTTTATATTGATATTCATCCTGGTTTCCGGCGCACTCTGTCCTCCGGTCAATGCTTTCCTCAAGAGTCATTTGGTGAGTGCGGTTCATCTGCCAGTGCTCGACAGCACCTTTAAGTTTGGCTGGATTTCCAATGCGGGCTTGATGCTCTTCCTGGGTGCTACGATTGGTGGATTGGTTCAGGGATTGAGCCTCAAGAGACTGATGGTGATTCTTGCCCGTACCACGGTGAATCTGCGAAAGACGGTGGTGACCATCTGTTCGCTGATAGCCCTGGCAAGTGTGATGAACTATTCGGGAATGATTACTGCCATCGCCTCAGGTCTGGTGGCTGTGACGGGCGACTTCTATCCTCTGGTAGCACCGATGATTGGTGCCATCGGAACCTTCGTAACGGGTTCTGATACCTCTTCGAATATCCTCTTTGCCAAGCTCCAGGCTCATGTTGCCAACCAGTTGGGCATGACGGGACAGAGCACTTTCTTTGGTATGGAGGGCGGTCAGGAGAACTGGCTGGTTGCCGCCAATACCACAGGAGCCACGGGTGGCAAGATGATCAGTCCGCAGAGCATCGCCATCGCTACTGCAGCTTGCGATATGGAGGGGAAGGATGGAGAGATTCTCCGCTCGGCCATCCCATACGCCCTGCTGTATATCGTTTTGGGCGGATTGATGGTTTATTTTGGCTGCTAATCTTCTTCCTTATATAACAAAAGAGGATGTGTCATAAGTCCATGGCACATCCTCTTATATTTTTTGCCTTAAGGCTAATTATATTTTCCCTTAAGGCTAATTATATTTTTCCTTAAGGCTAAATATATTTTCTTCCAAGTACGCAAATCCGCCGGTACGCCTAGCGGGAAATATAAAGAAATCGACATTCAATCATTTACGCATGTCTTTTCTCGTAAGCCAGACTGTGGTCGTGCTGGTCGATATCATGCTTCGACTTGCTCTTTACCACGAGCCATACGCCGGAGAATACGAGGATGGCGGCGATGGCCTGCATGCCCTTGAACACGGCGAGACCCACGATGACACTTACGGTGACTGATACCAGCGGCTGCACATAGTTATATACACTCACCACGGTAGGGCGCAGGGTCTTCTGACCAATCATCATGCAGATGTAGCCCAGATAAGTGCCGAAGAGAACCACGTAGCCTGTTTCCCACCAGGTGCTCATCGGAACATGAGCAAAGTCGATGCTCATCACGTGGCTGATGGTGAAAGGCCATATCAGGACCGTTGCCCAGAGGAACATCCACTTGTTGATGGTGAAGAGCGAATACCTGGACAGCAGGTTCTTGAAGAGCGACAGGTAGAGGGCGAAGGAAAGCTGCGCCGACATACAGAGCAGGTCGCCCCAGATGTTTCCCACCTTGGCATTGCCAGCCGTAGCACTCGTCATGATGATGATGACGGCACCTGCGCATCCCATCAGTACACCGAGTGCTTTCTTCCATGTGATAGGCTCCTTCAATATCAGGAAGGAGAGAACCATGGCGAAGATAGGCATTGAGGTGGTCATGATGCTGGAGTTGCTAGGCGAGGTCATGTTCAGACCGATGGTGTAAGAACACTGGTTGAACACGAGGGCGAAGAGGCCCGCAGCAGCAAACTTGAAGATGTCTTTTACTGGAACATGCTCTTTCTTGGTGAATAATGAGGTGAGCCAAAAGAGGAGAGCACCACCCAAAACACGGAAGCTCACCAGGTCGATGCCGTCGATGCCGTGAAGCATGGCATCCTTGCCTACGGGAGCCATCAGTCCCCAGAATGCGCCTGAACAGAAGAGGCACAGGTGGGCGATAAGAGGTCGTTTGTTATCCATTTTTCCTTATTTCTATTTAAATCTTCTTTATTTTGAATAAAATCGAGTGCAAAGGTACAAAAATTCGAGGAATTTTGCTATATTTGCGGTATATTTTTTAGAAGTTAAAGGAGTTAAGAAGTTAAAGAAGTTAAGACAATAGTCTTTTTCCGTTCTTGACTATTAAAGATAGGAGATTATTCTTATGCAGAAATATGCTGATTATATCAAACAGATAGAGATAGAATCTCTCTGGAGCGGTACCAAACATATTCT
The Segatella copri DNA segment above includes these coding regions:
- a CDS encoding RNA polymerase sigma factor: MRTEEFNHIILPMRSDLKAYALRLTESDDNAEDLVQEVMLRLWDMRQNIQAEDNLKALAITIMRNKFYDQCRHEERNFTTDKVMEVPIEDRRAEQRDEVNLIKQIVAQLPPLQQQIFRMKEIEGYTADEIMQITGCTADNLRKNLSRARLKIRETYMNIVKQNRTK
- a CDS encoding L-lactate permease; this translates as MASIVSIIPIVLLFILMLGFKMAGHKSALLTLVITVLLALFAASPLGMIAPEHAEDSVIALTGWAVVEGILKAVFPILIIILMAIYSYNILVESKQIEVIKRQFTSITDDKGLLVLLLVWGFGGLLEGMAGFGTAVAIPAAILIGLGFKPMFSALVSLIGNTVATGFGAVGVPVTTLCNEVAESGSASAAQICETSAFAIIQLAPLFIILPFIILTLTDKHNLIKNLTIALWVGAISVVVQFVCGYYLGSETPAIIGSLAAIIAIIAYAKVFARKSKVQDKETFTLAESLKAWSVYLFILIFILVSGALCPPVNAFLKSHLVSAVHLPVLDSTFKFGWISNAGLMLFLGATIGGLVQGLSLKRLMVILARTTVNLRKTVVTICSLIALASVMNYSGMITAIASGLVAVTGDFYPLVAPMIGAIGTFVTGSDTSSNILFAKLQAHVANQLGMTGQSTFFGMEGGQENWLVAANTTGATGGKMISPQSIAIATAACDMEGKDGEILRSAIPYALLYIVLGGLMVYFGC
- a CDS encoding DMT family transporter, giving the protein MDNKRPLIAHLCLFCSGAFWGLMAPVGKDAMLHGIDGIDLVSFRVLGGALLFWLTSLFTKKEHVPVKDIFKFAAAGLFALVFNQCSYTIGLNMTSPSNSSIMTTSMPIFAMVLSFLILKEPITWKKALGVLMGCAGAVIIIMTSATAGNAKVGNIWGDLLCMSAQLSFALYLSLFKNLLSRYSLFTINKWMFLWATVLIWPFTISHVMSIDFAHVPMSTWWETGYVVLFGTYLGYICMMIGQKTLRPTVVSVYNYVQPLVSVTVSVIVGLAVFKGMQAIAAILVFSGVWLVVKSKSKHDIDQHDHSLAYEKRHA